The Dokdonia donghaensis DSW-1 DNA window TTTCAAAGGGTGATTACGCAAAGTTTTTTGATAGTGATGATGTTATGTTACCCACGCATCTTGAAGTAAGTATTAATACCCTAGAAAAGAGTCAATATGATTTTGTAGTAGCAGACTGTATAAATTTTGATTCTAAAGGACTTTTAGAAAGACCTTACAATATAGATCGTAAAAATTCGCCTATATCTGCTCTGCGATTTGCTCAGTTTAAAACAGCCTGGATAACAAATGATTTATTAGTAAAAAGAGAATTTGCAAATAAACTAAAGTTTGAGGGAGATATTAGAGATCAAGCGAGTGAATACCAGTATAATATAAGGTTGCTTTTGCTTACTACTAATGGTTTTTTAATAGATAAGATTCTCACACATAGAAGAATACACGATGATGGATTTGTAGTAAAAGCAAAAAAAGATATGTTGCGCTTTGATATAATGAATGCAGAGCTCTACTACATTACTGCAAAGTATGTTAAAGATCTTGCTCCGGAAGCGCTATTGAGATGGTTATTATCAAGTCACGTATTATTAACCTACAAAGTAGCAACTCAGAAAGTATTTCCGGAAAATGTCATAGGTGCAACACTGTTTTTAGCGAAAATAAATGGTATAAGCGGATTGATGTATCCGCTATCTATTATTTCTGGCTATATTACAGGAAAAGGTTACAAATTAGCTAAGATCGCGAGAGGATAAAATTCTAACTTGATATCACGCTTTCGCGAAAGCGTAAATTTATAGTAATGAATATTTTATTAAAACCAAATCTGCACTGTAATTTCTTAGTAAAGTAAGTCGTTCTCACAAAAAGATACTTTTCCTATTTTTAAAACTTATGGCAAAAAATGTAAGTAATAACGTAACCGTCATTATACCTTGTTATAATGATGGTGCCTATGTTTTAGAAGCACTACAATCTGTACTTACACAAACCATATTACCCAGTAAAATCTATATAATAGATGATGGTTCTAATACTGAAACAAAGGAAATTTTAAGAAATATAAGTAATGAGCGAGTAGAAATTTTATTCATAAAAAATCAAGGTGTATGTACAGCGAGAAATTATGGTATAAATAAAGCTACGACTAAGTATATACTTACCCTAGATGCTGACGATAGTTTTGAAAACACATTTATAGAAAAATCTGTTTATATTCTTGATAATAATACTGAGGTAGGTGTAGTATGTTGTTTTTATAAAGAGTTTGGAGAAGGAGCAGTAAATAAAGACATTATAAAGCCACAAGGTCGCGCAGTTACTGATTTTCTCACAAAAAACAATGGTGTTGCTTCTGCTTTATTTAGAAAGGAGTGCTGGGTAGAAGTGGGAGGATATGACACACAATTTGAAAATGGATATGAAGACTGGGATTTTTGGTTATCAATCTTAAAAAATTCTTGGAAAATGGAAATTATAAAGGAACCACTTTTTAATTACCGCAAAAAAAAATCTTCAAGGGATACAACTGCCATAGCTTTGTATGATGAGGAATTGAGAATGAAAATTTTTAAAAAGCATAAAGACTTATATACTAAAAATTTAGACTTCATTTTACAGCAAATGATTTATAAAAATAATATTGCCCAAAACCAATTAGAAAAACTTCAAAAAGGAAGGGAGTACAGGTTAGGACATAGCCTACTTTTACCTATAAAATTTTTAAAACAACTTGTAAGTACAAAGTGATGACTATACCTCAGGTTTCCATAATCGTTCCTTGCTATAAACAAGCTCATTATCTTCAAGAGAGTTTGCAATCTGTTTTAGATCAAACTTTTGAAGCTTGGGAATGTATCATAGTCAATGATGGAAGTCCTGATAATACAGAAGAAGTGGCTCAAAAGTGGTGTAAAAAAGATGCAAGGTTTAAGTATATAAAAAAAACTAATGGTGGTTTATCTAGCGCTCGTAATGCTGGTATAGAGATAAGTCGTGGAGAATTTATCCTTCCGCTAGATGCAGATGATGTTTTACATAAAGCGTTATTAAGTACACTTGTCCCAGTTCTTGAAACTAATCGCGATGTGGCTGTAGTTTCCTGTTATAGTAAGTTCTTTGATGGAACAATAAGTAATATCGTTAATGAGCTAAAACCTAAAGGAGATAGTTATAAATACTTACTTTATGTAAATCAACTAGTTGCTACATCGTTATACCGGAAGAGCCTCTGGAAATCAGTGGGAGGCTATGATGAGTCTATGAAAAAAGGATTTGAAGATTGGGAGTTTTGGATTGCAATCACAAAATCTGGGTGGAAATATAAAATAATTCCTGAATATTTATTTTACTATAGGAAAGCAAAGAAGTCTATGCTTGTAGATACAATTAATAATCACACAGAAATTGTAAAACAGTACATTATCAATAAGCATAAAGAACTTTATATTGAAGATTTTGAAAACTGTGTAGAAGTTTTTACTTACCACCTTAAGGTAAGCAGGGCAAGAGAGAAACGCTTACAAAATAGTATAGATTATAAATTAGGAAAAGTTTTACTAAAGCCTTTAAGGTTGTTGGGGCTTTTAAAGACTAAAAATAAAGGGTAATTACTATGAAAATTTCTGTTGTAATAAGAAATAAGAATCAAGAGACCGCCCTTACGTTTTTACTCAAAAATCTAGTAGCTAGATATGCTGAGGATGTTGATGAAATAGTTGTTATTGATAATCTCTCTACAGATAATAGTAAACAAGTTGCAGAAAACTATGGCTGTCGTTTTGAGAGTATTGAGCAGTTCTCTTATGGCGGAAGTGCAAACTTTGCAGCTAGTAAAGCAAGCCATCCTATTGTTGTAATCTTTAGTGCTCATTCATACCCAGTAAGTCACGACTTTTTTAAACTTATTAAAGAACGCTTTAAAAATAATGATAAGCTCGCAGGGCTTCGTTGTTTACATAGTTCTAGCGAT harbors:
- a CDS encoding glycosyltransferase family 2 protein, whose translation is MISIIIATYNRAPYILETLQSIAQQTYENFECIIVDDGSTDNTSEVVAPIVANDKRFTYILRPETQKKGANHSRNYGFTLSKGDYAKFFDSDDVMLPTHLEVSINTLEKSQYDFVVADCINFDSKGLLERPYNIDRKNSPISALRFAQFKTAWITNDLLVKREFANKLKFEGDIRDQASEYQYNIRLLLLTTNGFLIDKILTHRRIHDDGFVVKAKKDMLRFDIMNAELYYITAKYVKDLAPEALLRWLLSSHVLLTYKVATQKVFPENVIGATLFLAKINGISGLMYPLSIISGYITGKGYKLAKIARG
- a CDS encoding glycosyltransferase family 2 protein; the protein is MAKNVSNNVTVIIPCYNDGAYVLEALQSVLTQTILPSKIYIIDDGSNTETKEILRNISNERVEILFIKNQGVCTARNYGINKATTKYILTLDADDSFENTFIEKSVYILDNNTEVGVVCCFYKEFGEGAVNKDIIKPQGRAVTDFLTKNNGVASALFRKECWVEVGGYDTQFENGYEDWDFWLSILKNSWKMEIIKEPLFNYRKKKSSRDTTAIALYDEELRMKIFKKHKDLYTKNLDFILQQMIYKNNIAQNQLEKLQKGREYRLGHSLLLPIKFLKQLVSTK
- a CDS encoding glycosyltransferase family 2 protein, whose protein sequence is MTIPQVSIIVPCYKQAHYLQESLQSVLDQTFEAWECIIVNDGSPDNTEEVAQKWCKKDARFKYIKKTNGGLSSARNAGIEISRGEFILPLDADDVLHKALLSTLVPVLETNRDVAVVSCYSKFFDGTISNIVNELKPKGDSYKYLLYVNQLVATSLYRKSLWKSVGGYDESMKKGFEDWEFWIAITKSGWKYKIIPEYLFYYRKAKKSMLVDTINNHTEIVKQYIINKHKELYIEDFENCVEVFTYHLKVSRAREKRLQNSIDYKLGKVLLKPLRLLGLLKTKNKG